A window of Streptomyces armeniacus contains these coding sequences:
- a CDS encoding (2Fe-2S)-binding protein has product MIEVRQPPGVATAANAPSLLAAGYRGLTAVCESLQVGIAAQDAPTAPGQVTAAELVDDPDLTAAFVGGEAERLLHRHGRPVRRDVAASRALHAYAWNVSLLMSGAWYREHRVPRVRPQDVRVSLATGALEVTVSGAFACLPDDPARELPGVRVLPHEEALHAELRAAVADHVRPLLAAVGPHIRRGPRALWGMIGDDLVSGVWYLGRVLGEEERALARAEALLPTALPPFPDGAGFRRLAAAGGRSYPTRTRSGCCLYYTIEPADACLTCPRTCDAERLRRLTDEDAS; this is encoded by the coding sequence ATGATCGAGGTTCGGCAGCCCCCGGGAGTGGCGACTGCCGCGAACGCCCCCAGCCTGCTCGCCGCGGGGTACCGCGGCCTCACCGCCGTCTGCGAGTCACTGCAGGTGGGCATCGCGGCGCAGGACGCGCCGACGGCGCCGGGCCAGGTGACCGCCGCCGAACTCGTGGACGACCCGGACCTGACGGCCGCCTTCGTCGGCGGCGAGGCCGAGCGCCTCCTTCACCGCCACGGGCGTCCGGTGCGCCGCGACGTCGCCGCGTCCCGCGCGCTGCACGCGTACGCCTGGAACGTCTCCCTGCTGATGAGCGGCGCCTGGTACCGGGAGCACCGGGTGCCGCGCGTACGGCCGCAGGACGTACGGGTATCCCTGGCGACCGGGGCGCTGGAGGTCACCGTGTCCGGCGCGTTCGCCTGCCTCCCCGATGACCCCGCGCGCGAACTCCCGGGCGTACGGGTGCTCCCGCACGAGGAGGCGCTCCACGCGGAGCTGCGGGCCGCGGTCGCCGACCACGTACGGCCGCTGCTCGCCGCCGTCGGCCCGCACATCCGCCGCGGCCCCCGCGCGCTGTGGGGCATGATCGGCGACGACCTGGTCTCCGGCGTCTGGTACCTCGGCCGCGTCCTCGGTGAGGAGGAACGCGCGCTGGCGCGGGCGGAGGCGCTGCTGCCCACCGCCCTCCCGCCGTTCCCCGACGGCGCCGGCTTCCGCCGCCTCGCGGCGGCCGGCGGGCGGTCGTACCCGACCCGCACCCGCTCCGGCTGCTGCCTCTACTACACGATCGAGCCCGCCGACGCCTGCCTCACCTGCCCCCGCACCTGCGACGCCGAACGGCTGCGCCGCCTGACGGACGAGGACGCGTCCTGA
- a CDS encoding ATP-grasp domain-containing protein, whose product MRLYLLALNPTDSVTEGFLPAARELGLRVTVLTDRPEAHQDAAGRPGAAEYEVLACDVRDFRAVISRISAHHRPDAVFTNSDHLQTQVALAAGYFGLPAKSWQAALRTKDKAEMRRRLAASGLDTLWSAELPADGGPAELTALPVPYPCVVKPREGVASEDVFLATSPAELARRCAEIRARRPSAALVVEEYLPGELHTLETLGDGRVRHVLGGFRTELSAPPYFVEERMAYVPAPPEPVVAQVLARLDALGVGLGACHTEFTVHAGRARIVEVNYRAIGDQCDLLLARLLGIPLFAHILRVHLGEPLPADLGARTDRRARLAYPCAERAGTLTAAPGPADLSADGVELTYRPLREVGERRELHRTNRDFLGVARAIGPDQASVDRAVDGFLAAQRWEITP is encoded by the coding sequence GTGCGGTTATACCTGCTTGCCCTCAACCCCACCGACTCGGTCACGGAAGGCTTCCTCCCCGCCGCCCGTGAACTCGGCCTCCGGGTGACCGTCCTCACCGACCGGCCCGAGGCGCACCAGGACGCCGCCGGCCGCCCGGGCGCCGCGGAGTACGAGGTCCTCGCCTGCGACGTACGCGACTTCCGCGCCGTCATCAGCCGCATCTCCGCACACCACCGCCCGGACGCCGTCTTCACCAACAGCGACCACCTGCAGACCCAGGTGGCCCTGGCCGCCGGCTACTTCGGGCTCCCCGCCAAGAGCTGGCAGGCCGCCCTGCGCACCAAGGACAAGGCGGAGATGCGCCGCCGCCTCGCCGCCTCCGGGCTCGACACGCTGTGGTCCGCCGAACTCCCCGCCGACGGCGGCCCGGCGGAGCTCACCGCGCTCCCGGTGCCGTACCCGTGCGTCGTCAAGCCGCGCGAAGGCGTCGCCAGCGAGGACGTCTTCCTCGCCACCTCGCCCGCCGAACTGGCCCGCCGCTGCGCGGAGATACGCGCGCGGCGGCCGAGCGCGGCGCTGGTCGTGGAGGAGTACCTGCCCGGCGAGCTGCACACGCTGGAGACGCTGGGCGACGGACGCGTACGGCACGTCCTGGGCGGCTTCCGCACCGAGCTGTCCGCACCGCCGTACTTCGTCGAGGAGCGGATGGCGTACGTGCCCGCCCCGCCCGAGCCCGTCGTCGCGCAGGTGCTCGCCCGGCTGGACGCGCTCGGCGTCGGACTGGGCGCCTGCCACACCGAGTTCACCGTGCACGCGGGGCGGGCCCGGATCGTCGAGGTCAACTACCGCGCCATCGGCGACCAGTGCGACCTGCTGCTCGCACGGCTCCTCGGCATCCCGCTGTTCGCGCACATCCTCCGCGTGCACCTGGGGGAGCCGCTGCCCGCCGACCTCGGCGCGCGTACGGACCGCCGGGCCCGGCTCGCGTACCCCTGCGCCGAGCGGGCCGGGACGCTCACCGCCGCCCCCGGCCCTGCCGACCTGAGCGCGGACGGCGTCGAGCTGACGTACCGCCCGCTGCGCGAGGTCGGCGAACGGCGCGAACTGCACCGCACCAACCGCGACTTCCTCGGCGTCGCCCGCGCCATCGGCCCGGACCAGGCGAGCGTGGACCGGGCCGTGGACGGCTTCCTGGCCGCGCAGCGCTGGGAGATCACCCCGTGA